In one window of Cellulophaga sp. HaHa_2_95 DNA:
- a CDS encoding SusC/RagA family TonB-linked outer membrane protein, which produces MKKAFFLLAAIIYNFSGFAQNVTGTVKDENGEPLPGVTVLVLGTSKGTTSDFDGNFTIESSDGDILRFSYLGMKTKEAPATSDKQMNIVLIEDASALDEVVVTAFGVEKKQKSLGYSVTQVKAENLNLAGQSNAIESLQGRVAGVQINRTSGTSGGGVDILIRGVTSVNPNRSNQPLIIVDGIALNNDTFSGEVRPSAGSNSASSSEQFAFSNRAGDINPEDIESFNVLKGAAATALYGVRASNGAIIITTKKGKKGKAKVSLTASTTFRNVNKTPSLQTTYREGFNGLPRTLYDPTSETGFNRVENATSFYNWGPEYSANSATLNDGTIVDLTGDQFYSPYDLFRTGFNSQVNLSISGADEKLDYFFSLGNNNEEGVLPNTDYEKTNFRLNSGYKVTDNFNINTSISYTNSGGKRANGGDKSVMSALSFYSSTFPINDYRNADGSERDYSFGIIDNPRYLMETSSLIDDVNRWVGNATFNWAPKDWITITYAAQVDNYSDKRNRFVGADLDGGSQVGGFILNQNINFTALESNFLVAFNKNWSDKFTTDLTLGHQVSDSKRDYAEARGEGLNVPGINEIGNTTNFFINNSITQLRNMGVFGELKFGYDDKLFLTLTGRNDWLSTLPKENRSFFYPSASLAYDISDVFGDNNVFTFGKLRASWAEVGKGPGFGDVGQYFIVDGDFPFGGSGGYRRSTQLGDSEIIPERNQSTEFGADLRFAKDRIRLDYAYYKTRVKDQIFTVGTGYSSGLSGITRNAGDFEVFGHELLVSASIIQKNDVKWDLILNWSTSEGKVLEIPEDIESIVFADSGIGVTSEIRAGDKMGSLYGYKWTYIDGERYIASDGLPVINFDERVKVGNAFPDFISSIGSDFKWKGIGFNFLLEYKKGGDLYDSGLRNSIRNGNTLSTLLRDELVVLDGVMDDGSGGYVTNTSEGLIDQNYYRSSTQYNRASEVLVQDASWVKLRNVSLSYEIQSKFISILNLSKVSITASANNILIWTPFEGFDPEGNQYSAGSNVYGFTGLSVPISESYSLGVNIGF; this is translated from the coding sequence ATGAAAAAAGCATTTTTTTTACTTGCAGCAATCATTTACAATTTTAGTGGTTTTGCACAAAATGTTACTGGTACCGTAAAAGATGAGAACGGAGAGCCCTTACCAGGGGTTACCGTGTTAGTCTTGGGCACTAGTAAGGGAACAACATCTGATTTTGATGGAAACTTCACTATCGAATCTAGTGATGGAGACATTCTAAGATTTTCTTACTTAGGAATGAAAACAAAAGAAGCACCAGCTACCTCAGATAAACAAATGAACATTGTTTTAATAGAGGATGCAAGTGCATTGGATGAAGTGGTAGTAACTGCCTTTGGAGTAGAGAAGAAGCAAAAATCACTAGGGTATTCGGTAACCCAAGTTAAAGCTGAGAATTTAAATTTAGCAGGGCAATCAAATGCGATCGAAAGTTTACAAGGTAGGGTTGCGGGTGTACAAATTAATAGAACTTCAGGTACTTCAGGAGGTGGAGTTGATATTTTAATTAGAGGGGTAACATCGGTGAATCCGAATAGAAGCAATCAACCATTAATTATTGTTGATGGTATTGCATTAAATAATGATACTTTTTCTGGGGAAGTTAGGCCAAGCGCTGGTTCAAATTCAGCCAGTAGTTCAGAACAATTTGCTTTTTCTAATAGGGCAGGAGATATCAATCCTGAAGATATTGAAAGTTTTAATGTTTTAAAAGGAGCTGCAGCAACAGCGTTATATGGAGTCAGAGCATCCAACGGGGCTATAATAATTACGACAAAAAAAGGAAAGAAGGGAAAAGCAAAAGTTTCGTTAACTGCTTCTACTACATTTAGAAATGTAAACAAAACGCCATCTTTGCAAACAACGTATAGAGAAGGTTTTAATGGTTTACCTAGAACTCTTTATGATCCTACTTCAGAAACAGGTTTTAATAGAGTTGAGAACGCTACTTCTTTTTATAATTGGGGGCCAGAATATTCTGCTAATTCTGCAACTTTAAATGATGGCACAATTGTGGATTTAACGGGAGATCAATTTTATAGCCCTTATGATCTTTTCAGAACAGGATTTAATTCTCAAGTCAATTTAAGTATTAGTGGAGCAGACGAAAAATTAGATTACTTCTTTTCACTAGGTAATAATAATGAAGAAGGGGTCTTACCTAATACCGATTATGAAAAAACTAATTTTAGGCTAAATTCGGGATATAAAGTAACAGATAATTTTAATATAAATACATCTATATCGTATACCAATTCTGGTGGGAAAAGAGCAAATGGAGGAGATAAATCGGTAATGAGTGCATTATCGTTTTACTCAAGTACATTCCCTATTAACGATTACAGGAACGCTGATGGCTCAGAACGGGACTATTCTTTTGGTATTATTGATAATCCAAGATATTTAATGGAAACAAGTAGCTTAATTGACGATGTAAATCGTTGGGTAGGTAACGCTACCTTTAATTGGGCGCCTAAAGATTGGATAACCATTACATATGCAGCTCAAGTTGATAATTATTCAGATAAACGTAATCGTTTTGTAGGTGCCGATTTAGATGGGGGCTCTCAAGTTGGTGGCTTTATACTAAATCAAAATATAAATTTTACGGCATTAGAATCTAATTTTTTAGTAGCCTTTAATAAAAATTGGTCTGATAAATTTACTACTGACCTTACATTGGGTCATCAAGTTTCTGACTCTAAAAGAGATTATGCAGAGGCTAGAGGCGAAGGTTTAAATGTGCCAGGTATTAATGAAATAGGAAATACAACTAATTTTTTTATAAATAATTCAATTACTCAGTTACGAAACATGGGAGTTTTTGGTGAATTGAAATTTGGTTATGACGATAAATTATTTTTAACCTTAACAGGTAGAAATGATTGGTTGTCTACTTTGCCAAAAGAAAACAGATCATTCTTTTACCCTTCTGCCAGTTTGGCCTATGATATTTCTGATGTATTTGGAGATAATAATGTATTTACTTTCGGTAAATTAAGAGCTTCTTGGGCAGAGGTAGGTAAAGGTCCTGGTTTTGGTGATGTAGGTCAATATTTTATTGTTGATGGTGACTTTCCTTTTGGTGGTTCTGGTGGGTATAGAAGAAGTACACAATTAGGAGATTCGGAAATAATTCCTGAAAGAAATCAATCTACTGAGTTTGGCGCAGATTTAAGGTTTGCAAAAGATCGTATTAGATTAGATTATGCTTATTATAAAACTAGAGTTAAAGATCAGATTTTTACAGTAGGTACAGGGTATTCTTCGGGCTTATCAGGAATAACTAGAAATGCTGGAGATTTTGAAGTTTTTGGTCATGAGTTATTGGTAAGCGCTAGTATTATTCAGAAAAATGATGTTAAATGGGATCTGATTTTAAATTGGTCGACAAGTGAAGGAAAAGTTTTAGAAATCCCAGAAGACATAGAGTCTATAGTTTTTGCAGATTCAGGAATAGGTGTAACTTCTGAGATACGTGCAGGAGATAAGATGGGATCGTTGTACGGTTATAAATGGACCTATATAGATGGTGAACGATATATTGCTTCAGATGGTTTACCTGTTATAAATTTTGATGAGCGCGTAAAAGTGGGCAATGCTTTTCCTGACTTTATATCATCTATAGGCAGTGATTTTAAATGGAAAGGAATAGGGTTTAATTTTCTGCTTGAATATAAAAAAGGAGGTGATTTATATGATTCCGGTTTGAGAAACTCTATTAGAAATGGAAATACTCTAAGCACCTTACTACGCGATGAATTGGTAGTTCTTGATGGTGTTATGGATGACGGTAGTGGAGGTTATGTAACCAATACTTCGGAAGGCTTAATAGATCAGAATTATTACAGGAGTTCAACACAATACAATAGAGCCTCAGAAGTTCTGGTTCAAGATGCTTCATGGGTAAAACTTCGTAATGTAAGTCTTTCATACGAAATTCAAAGTAAGTTTATAAGTATACTAAATTTATCCAAAGTAAGTATAACAGCTAGTGCCAATAATATTTTAATATGGACGCCCTTCGAAGGTTTTGATCCGGAAGGAAATCAATATAGTGCAGGTAGCAACGTATACGGTTTTACAGGTTTAAGTGTTCCGATATCTGAAAGCTATTCATTAGGTGTAAACATAGGATTCTAA
- the trxB gene encoding thioredoxin-disulfide reductase has translation MSDKIERIKTLIIGSGPAGYTAAIYAARADLKPVVYTGMEPGGQLTTTTEVDNFPGYPEGIDGPTMMMQLQSQAERFGTEVRIGMITAVEFSTEVGGIHKATVDDSIQIEAETVIISTGASAKYLNIPSEQKLRGGGVSACAVCDGFFYKNQDVAIVGAGDTAAEEASYLANICKSVTMLVRKDEMRASKAMQHRVHNIKNITVLYNTEVDEVLGGQVVEGLRMVNNVTGEKSEIDITGLFIAIGHKPNTDIFKGQLDMDETGYLITKGKSTKTNLPGVFACGDSQDKEYRQAITAAGTGCMSALDAERYLAAIETPASMA, from the coding sequence ATGTCAGATAAAATTGAAAGAATTAAAACTTTAATTATTGGTTCGGGACCTGCAGGGTATACTGCAGCTATTTATGCAGCAAGGGCAGATTTGAAGCCTGTTGTTTATACAGGAATGGAGCCAGGCGGACAATTAACGACAACAACAGAAGTTGATAACTTTCCTGGATATCCAGAAGGTATTGATGGGCCAACAATGATGATGCAATTGCAATCTCAAGCAGAACGTTTTGGTACGGAAGTTAGAATAGGAATGATTACGGCCGTAGAATTCAGCACAGAAGTGGGCGGTATTCATAAAGCTACAGTAGATGATTCTATTCAAATTGAAGCAGAAACAGTAATTATTTCAACAGGAGCATCCGCTAAATATTTAAATATCCCTAGTGAACAAAAATTAAGAGGTGGAGGCGTTTCTGCGTGTGCTGTTTGCGATGGTTTTTTCTATAAGAACCAAGATGTAGCTATTGTTGGAGCAGGAGATACTGCAGCAGAAGAAGCATCTTACTTAGCAAACATTTGTAAAAGTGTCACCATGTTAGTTCGTAAGGACGAGATGAGAGCCTCAAAAGCAATGCAACATAGAGTTCATAATATAAAAAATATTACAGTTTTATATAATACGGAAGTAGATGAGGTATTAGGAGGACAAGTAGTAGAAGGTTTACGTATGGTAAACAATGTGACTGGTGAAAAATCAGAAATAGATATTACAGGCTTATTCATCGCTATTGGGCATAAGCCAAATACTGATATTTTTAAAGGTCAGTTAGATATGGATGAAACTGGTTACTTAATTACAAAAGGAAAATCTACTAAGACAAATCTTCCAGGAGTATTTGCTTGTGGAGATTCTCAAGATAAAGAATACAGACAAGCGATTACTGCGGCGGGTACAGGCTGCATGTCAGCTTTAGATGCCGAGCGTTATTTGGCAGCGATAGAAACACCGGCCTCAATGGCCTAA